One region of Triticum aestivum cultivar Chinese Spring chromosome 6B, IWGSC CS RefSeq v2.1, whole genome shotgun sequence genomic DNA includes:
- the LOC123138540 gene encoding nucleolar protein dao-5 isoform X1 codes for MTLRDGAVDLWAMAAELERQFAGYKQRLASSGRISSLVDVDDDAHVLVLAPAPDDDAGGGVVGNGRVEEEEDAAVGGVRGRMYEAYTRRRDERLRSVWRARMERKEAEVMALWAQLDARAGPGRGGAGPATAEDGGAAGEQETEGGGERRRSSDVAAPGMVSGKKHPRTRRSFSSANLVKSTRPDVGIRRAVSQEPPEPPAGTDDGAGRKHGHRARPVTGAAPKRKALSGSKSASTKGHGSLRQAGPKPKPPRSFPRPSSSGGMEVVREAALPQNANVAAPMSDLGAASDIGEAQKASSRIPFLACDNGTVTENARAASPASDGGEVVDSAAPAVDGDEPEAKNGELASDLERRDAEEIVVRSPEAKLGNGEITSDSETEPSYVFIKKKAVVEEEEAARLSDALAGPGSDEPHIQVRNGTDEVPTAANAEEAPARGSADSVSSMSGRGSAPSSPPSCSSRAQSIERLLGEDAAQLRKRREDQSATGGRSVPAVSTPGSAGRRAYGAVPTTSPRGTAMGFKKRFLSFGKKNRGSREGATTVIVDCSSPTIDDDDGANERWPAAADSIRPRMLGSSPDAASDDTDQYAASPQACSLQSLVAAAASPAKSELCEIVPPEKSPKAHRSFFSLRSFNCGRS; via the exons atGACGCTGCGCGACGGTGCCGTGGACCTGTGGGCGATGGCCGCGGAGCTGGAGCGGCAGTTCGCCGGGTACAAGCAGCGCCTGGCCTCCTCCGGGAGGATCAGCAGCCTCGTCGACGTCGACGACGACGCCCACGTCCTCGTCCTCGCCCCCGCACCCGATGACGACGCCGGCGGCGGTGTCGTGGGCAACGGccgcgtcgaggaggaggaggacgcggcggtCGGAGGCGTGCGGGGGAGGATGTACGAGGCGTACACGCGGCGGCGGGACGAGCGGCTGCGCTCTGTTTGGCGCGCGCGcatggagcgcaaggaggctgagGTCATGGCGCTCTGGGCGCAGCTCGACGCCCGCGCCGGGCCCGGACGCGGCGGCGCTGGCCCGGCCACcgcggaggacggcggcgcggccGGAGAG CAGGAAACCGAGGGCGGCGGCGAGAGGAGAAGGAGCTCTGACGTGGCTGCTCCGGGCATGGTCTCCGGCAAGAAGCACCCGCGCACCAGGAGGAGCTTCTCGTCGGCCAACCTGGTCAAAAGCACCCGCCCTGACGTCGGGATACGGCGCGCGGTCTCGCAGGAACCACCCGAGCCACCGGCAGGCACTGACGACGGCGCCGGCAGGAAGCACGGCCACCGAGCCCGGCCAGTGACCGGCGCCGCGCCGAAGCGCAAGGCCTTGTCGGGGAGCAAGAGCGCCTCGACGAAGGGGCACGGCTCACTCAGGCAGGCTGGCCCGAAGCCGAAGCCGCCGCGCAGCTTCCCCCGGCCGTCCAGCTCCGGCGGCATGGAGGTTGTCAGGGAAGCAGCGCTGCCGCAGAACGCGAACGTGGCTGCACCGATGAGCGACCTTGGTGCTGCTTCCGACATTGGTGAAGCTCAGAAGGCTTCTTCCCGAATACCGTTCTTGGCGTGTGACAATGGCACTGTCACCGAGAACGCGCGAGCCGCTTCGCCGGCATCAGATGGCGGCGAGGTAGTGGACAGTGCAGCTCCAGCAGTAGATGGCGACGaacctgaagcgaagaatggagaGCTCGCCAGCGACCTGGAGAGACGCGATGCCGAGGAGATCGTGGTGCGGTCGCCGGAGGCGAAGCTTGGTAACGGAGAGATCACCAGCGACTCGGAGACCGAGCCGAGCTAcgtcttcatcaagaagaaggccgtcgttgaggaggaggaagccgcgaGGCTCTCTGACGCATTGGCTGGACCAGGATCTGATGAACCACATATCCAGGTCAGGAATGGCACAGACGAGGTGCCGACGGCGGCGAATGCCGAAGAAGCGCCGGCGAGGGGAAGCGCCGACTCGGTCTCCTCCATGTCAGGCCGGGGCTCCGCTCCCAGCAGCCCGCCCTCCTGCAGCTCCCGGGCCCAGTCCATCGAGAGGCTGCTCGGGGAGGACGCCGCGCAGCTGCGGAAGAGGCGAGAGGACCAGAGCGCCACCGGAGGGAGGAGCGTCCCGGCGGTGTCGACACCgggcagcgcggggagaagggCCTACGGCGCGGTGCCGACGACGTCTCCGAGAGGGACGGCGATGGGGTTCAAGAAGAGGTTCCTGAGCTTCGGGAAGAAGAACAGAGGCAGCAGGGAGGGCGCTACCACGGTCATCGTCGACTGCAGCTCTCCGACgatcgacgacgacgacggcgcgaACGAGCGGTGGCCGGCCGCCGCCGACTCGATCAGGCCCAGGATGCTGGGCTCCTCCCCGGACGCTGCCTCCGACGACACGGATCAATATGCCGCCTCGCCACAGG CCTGCTCTCTGCAGAGCCTCGTGGCTGCTGCTGCTTCTCCTGCAAAGTCTGAGCTGTGTGAGATAGTTCCACCAGAGAAATCACCAAAAG CTCACCGTTCGTTCTTCTCGCTCCGGTCCTTCAACTGTGGCCGGAGCTAG
- the LOC123138540 gene encoding nucleolar protein dao-5 isoform X2, with amino-acid sequence MTLRDGAVDLWAMAAELERQFAGYKQRLASSGRISSLVDVDDDAHVLVLAPAPDDDAGGGVVGNGRVEEEEDAAVGGVRGRMYEAYTRRRDERLRSVWRARMERKEAEVMALWAQLDARAGPGRGGAGPATAEDGGAAGEETEGGGERRRSSDVAAPGMVSGKKHPRTRRSFSSANLVKSTRPDVGIRRAVSQEPPEPPAGTDDGAGRKHGHRARPVTGAAPKRKALSGSKSASTKGHGSLRQAGPKPKPPRSFPRPSSSGGMEVVREAALPQNANVAAPMSDLGAASDIGEAQKASSRIPFLACDNGTVTENARAASPASDGGEVVDSAAPAVDGDEPEAKNGELASDLERRDAEEIVVRSPEAKLGNGEITSDSETEPSYVFIKKKAVVEEEEAARLSDALAGPGSDEPHIQVRNGTDEVPTAANAEEAPARGSADSVSSMSGRGSAPSSPPSCSSRAQSIERLLGEDAAQLRKRREDQSATGGRSVPAVSTPGSAGRRAYGAVPTTSPRGTAMGFKKRFLSFGKKNRGSREGATTVIVDCSSPTIDDDDGANERWPAAADSIRPRMLGSSPDAASDDTDQYAASPQACSLQSLVAAAASPAKSELCEIVPPEKSPKAHRSFFSLRSFNCGRS; translated from the exons atGACGCTGCGCGACGGTGCCGTGGACCTGTGGGCGATGGCCGCGGAGCTGGAGCGGCAGTTCGCCGGGTACAAGCAGCGCCTGGCCTCCTCCGGGAGGATCAGCAGCCTCGTCGACGTCGACGACGACGCCCACGTCCTCGTCCTCGCCCCCGCACCCGATGACGACGCCGGCGGCGGTGTCGTGGGCAACGGccgcgtcgaggaggaggaggacgcggcggtCGGAGGCGTGCGGGGGAGGATGTACGAGGCGTACACGCGGCGGCGGGACGAGCGGCTGCGCTCTGTTTGGCGCGCGCGcatggagcgcaaggaggctgagGTCATGGCGCTCTGGGCGCAGCTCGACGCCCGCGCCGGGCCCGGACGCGGCGGCGCTGGCCCGGCCACcgcggaggacggcggcgcggccGGAGAG GAAACCGAGGGCGGCGGCGAGAGGAGAAGGAGCTCTGACGTGGCTGCTCCGGGCATGGTCTCCGGCAAGAAGCACCCGCGCACCAGGAGGAGCTTCTCGTCGGCCAACCTGGTCAAAAGCACCCGCCCTGACGTCGGGATACGGCGCGCGGTCTCGCAGGAACCACCCGAGCCACCGGCAGGCACTGACGACGGCGCCGGCAGGAAGCACGGCCACCGAGCCCGGCCAGTGACCGGCGCCGCGCCGAAGCGCAAGGCCTTGTCGGGGAGCAAGAGCGCCTCGACGAAGGGGCACGGCTCACTCAGGCAGGCTGGCCCGAAGCCGAAGCCGCCGCGCAGCTTCCCCCGGCCGTCCAGCTCCGGCGGCATGGAGGTTGTCAGGGAAGCAGCGCTGCCGCAGAACGCGAACGTGGCTGCACCGATGAGCGACCTTGGTGCTGCTTCCGACATTGGTGAAGCTCAGAAGGCTTCTTCCCGAATACCGTTCTTGGCGTGTGACAATGGCACTGTCACCGAGAACGCGCGAGCCGCTTCGCCGGCATCAGATGGCGGCGAGGTAGTGGACAGTGCAGCTCCAGCAGTAGATGGCGACGaacctgaagcgaagaatggagaGCTCGCCAGCGACCTGGAGAGACGCGATGCCGAGGAGATCGTGGTGCGGTCGCCGGAGGCGAAGCTTGGTAACGGAGAGATCACCAGCGACTCGGAGACCGAGCCGAGCTAcgtcttcatcaagaagaaggccgtcgttgaggaggaggaagccgcgaGGCTCTCTGACGCATTGGCTGGACCAGGATCTGATGAACCACATATCCAGGTCAGGAATGGCACAGACGAGGTGCCGACGGCGGCGAATGCCGAAGAAGCGCCGGCGAGGGGAAGCGCCGACTCGGTCTCCTCCATGTCAGGCCGGGGCTCCGCTCCCAGCAGCCCGCCCTCCTGCAGCTCCCGGGCCCAGTCCATCGAGAGGCTGCTCGGGGAGGACGCCGCGCAGCTGCGGAAGAGGCGAGAGGACCAGAGCGCCACCGGAGGGAGGAGCGTCCCGGCGGTGTCGACACCgggcagcgcggggagaagggCCTACGGCGCGGTGCCGACGACGTCTCCGAGAGGGACGGCGATGGGGTTCAAGAAGAGGTTCCTGAGCTTCGGGAAGAAGAACAGAGGCAGCAGGGAGGGCGCTACCACGGTCATCGTCGACTGCAGCTCTCCGACgatcgacgacgacgacggcgcgaACGAGCGGTGGCCGGCCGCCGCCGACTCGATCAGGCCCAGGATGCTGGGCTCCTCCCCGGACGCTGCCTCCGACGACACGGATCAATATGCCGCCTCGCCACAGG CCTGCTCTCTGCAGAGCCTCGTGGCTGCTGCTGCTTCTCCTGCAAAGTCTGAGCTGTGTGAGATAGTTCCACCAGAGAAATCACCAAAAG CTCACCGTTCGTTCTTCTCGCTCCGGTCCTTCAACTGTGGCCGGAGCTAG